From the genome of Nicotiana sylvestris chromosome 2, ASM39365v2, whole genome shotgun sequence, one region includes:
- the LOC104248846 gene encoding calcium permeable stress-gated cation channel 1-like, whose amino-acid sequence MATLGDIGVSAAINILSAFIFLLAFAILRLQPLNDRVYFPKWYLMGLRNGVTQSGAIVKKIVNLDWRAYIRFLNWVPDALKMPELELIDHAGLDSAVYLRIYLLGLKIFVPITLLAFTVLVPVHWTNSTLRKSGFTYSDVDKLSISNVPLGSQRFWTHIIMAYAITVWTCYVLQREYAKVAAMRLLFLASEKRRPDQFTVLVRNVPPDTHESVGECVEHFFLVNHTDHYLTHQVVYNANKLAKLVKEKKSKQNWLDYYQLKYSRNKSNRPMMKTGLLGLFGNKVDAIDYQTAEVERLSKEIAEERERVKNDPKSIMPTAFVSFKTRWGAAVCAQTQQSRNPTLWLTEWAPEPRDVYWRNLAIPYVSLTIRRLIIGVAFFFLTFFFMIPITFVQTLATIEGIRKVVPFLKVIIDIPFVKSFIQGFLPGIALKIFLIVLPRILMLMSKFEGWESISALERRSASKYYIFNFVNVFLGSIIAGAAFEQLKTFLHQSANEIPKTIGVAIPMKATFFITYIMVDGWAGIAGEILRLKPLIIFHLKNFFLVKTENDRKKAMNAGSLGFNTGEPQIQLYFLLGLVYAVVTPFLLPFILVFFGLAFIVFRHQIINVYNQKYESGAAFWPDVHGRIIFALVFSQLSLLGLLGTKHAAQSAPFLIALPVLTISFHKFCKGRYEPAFTRYPLQEARRKDTLERAKEPNLNLKAYLQNAYLHPVFKSDDEDEDEEFDDKLESNGTVLVPTKRQSRENTPAPSRMSANSSPSRPNAIDQIQ is encoded by the exons ATGGCAACACTGGGAGATATAGGAGTTTCTGCAGCTATAAATATTCTCTCTGCATTTATCTTCCTGTTGGCATTTGCAATTCTGCGGCTCCAACCACTCAACGACAGAGTGTACTTCCCAAAATGGTATCTTATGGGTTTGAGAAATGGTGTGACGCAGTCTGGTGCAATTGTCAAAAAAATTGTTAATTTGGATTGGAGGGCATATATAAGGTTTCTGAACTGGGTGCCGGATGCACTAAAAATGCCTGAACTTGAGCTCATTGACCATGCAGGACTGGACTCTGCTGTTTATTTACGGATCTACTTGCTAGG GCTAAAAATTTTTGTTCCTATTACATTGCTTGCTTTTACTGTACTAGTACCTGTTCATTGGACAAATAGCACTCTTAGAAAGTCCGGGTTTACTTACAGTGACGTTGATAAGCTCTCCATTTCAAATGTTCCACTCGGATCACAAAG GTTTTGGACTCATATCATTATGGCCTATGCCATTACAGTTTGGACATGCTATGTCTTACAAAGGGAGTATGCAAAAGTTGCAGCTATGAGGTTGCTGTTTCTTGCATCTGAAAAACGTCGTCCTGATCAATTTACA GTCCTTGTCAGAAACGTTCCACCTGACACTCATGAATCAGTCGGTGAATGTGTAGAGCACTTTTTCCTGGTTAATCATACAGATCATTACCTCACACACCAG GTTGTTTACAACGCCAACAAACTAGCAAAATTGGTCAAGGAGAAGAAGAGTAAGCAAAATTGGCTTGACTATTACCAACTAAAGTATTCTAGAAATAAATCAAATCGGCCCATGATGAAG ACTGGTTTACTTGGTCTTTTTGGAAATAAAGTGGATGCGATCGACTATCAGACTGCTGAAGTTGAAAGACTATCGAAAGAG ATAGCTGAAGAGAGAGAGCGggttaaaaatgacccaaaatctatCATGCCGACGGCATTTGTCTCGTTTAAAACACGGTGGGGTGCTGCTGTTTGTGCTCAAACTCAGCAGTCAAGAAATCCGACTTTGTGGTTAACTGAATGGGCTCCAGAGCCGCGTGATGTATATTGGAGAAACCTGGCGATTCCCTATGTGTCTTTAACAATTAGGAGGCTCATAATCGGTGTTGCTTTCTTTTTCCTCACATTCTTCTTCATGATTCCTATCACATTTGTCCAAACACTTGCAACTATTGAGGGGATCAGGAAAGTAGTGCCATTCCTAAAAGTTATCATTGACAT ACCTTTCGTCAAGTCATTCATCCAAGGTTTTCTACCTGGGATTGCTTTGAAGATCTTTCTCATAGTTTTGCCGAGGATACTGATGCTGATGTCCAAATTTGAGGGCTGGGAAAGTATATCAGCTCTGGAAAGAAGATCTGCATCTAAATACTACATCTTTAACTTTGTGAATGTCTTTCTTGGGAGCATAATTGCAGGAGCTGCATTCGAACAGCTAAAAACTTTTCTTCATCAGTCAGCAAATGA AATTCCTAAAACAATTGGTGTTGCTATCCCAATGAAAGCAACTTTCTTCATAACTTACATAATGGTTGACGGATGGGCTGGTATTGCTGGAGAGATCTTAAGGCTGAAGCCACTAATAATCTTCCACTTGAAGAACTTTTTCTTGGTCAAGACTGAAAATGATAGAAAGAAGGCAATGAATGCTGGAAGCCTTGGTTTCAACACTGGAGAACCGCAGATACAATTATACTTCTTATTGGGCCTTGTCTATGCTGTGGTCACGCCATTTCTGCTTCCTTTCATACTGGTGTTCTTTGGCCTGGCGTTCATTGTGTTCCGGCATCAG ATTATAAATGTATACAATCAAAAGTATGAAAGTGGAGCAGCATTCTGGCCAGATGTTCATGGACGTATAATATTCGCTCTGGTCTTCTCTCAGTTATCTTTACTTGGGTTGCTAGGTACAAAACATGCTGCTCAGTCAGCACCTTTCCTTATCGCCCTTCCAGTTCTGACCATCTCTTTTCACAAATTCTGTAAAGGACGTTATGAGCCAGCTTTCACCAGATATCCACTTCAG GAAGCGAGAAGGAAAGATACTTTAGAACGAGCAAAAGAGCCCAATCTCAACTTAAAAGCGTACCTTCAAAATGCTTATTTGCACCCTGTTTTTAAAAgtgatgatgaagatgaagatgaggagTTTGACGATAAGTTGGAGAGTAATGGAACTGTGCTGGTCCCAACGAAGCGCCAGTCAAGAGAAAATACTCCAGCGCCCAGCAGAATGAGTGCCAACTCTTCTCCTTCACGTCCTAATGCAATTGACCAGATACAATAA